The sequence TAGAATTGCGCAAGCTCGCCTTGTTATTCAAAGAAGCGAGCCATTACAGCGAAGAGTCCTCTACAATTCGGCCATGCAAGGATCAAGGAGTGTCTTTTGGCCATGAATTTTCATCAGTTACGCTGCTTTCACGCGGTTGCCCTACACGGTAGCTTTACGGCGGCTGCGCGTGCGTTATTCGTCGGGCAGCCAAGTATCACCACGCATGTGAAAGCGCTTGAACAACGGTTTGGTGTGGAGCTGTTTTCACGGCATGGGCACATCGTCGAATTGACCGATACGGGGCAACGCTTGTTATCGATTACTCACCGTATTTTTACGCTGGAAACAGAGGCTGAAGAAACTCTGCGAGCCGCTGGCGGATTGCTGGAAGGACGCATCAGGGTGGCCGCTTTCGATCCGGTTCAGGTTACCCAAATGGTGGTTGCTTTTGGCAAGCGCTATCCAGAAGTCCGGGTGTCGGTGTCGTTTGGCAATTCCGGTGAATTGAGTGGAAGTTTGTTGGAATTGCAGTCAGATGTCGCGGTATTGCCGCGCCTGGGAGACAAGCGGTTTTTCTCGGTCCCTTATCGTCGGGCAAAGATCGCATTACTGGTAGGAGCAAGCCACCCTTGGTTTGAGCGCAGTGATATTCATGTCGGAGAGTTGGAAGGGCAGCGAATCGTCACTCGAGAAAGTGGCTCAATGCAGCAAAAGGTCTTTGATGATTATTTGGCCGATTGTGGCGTCAGTGTGCGTCGAGTATTAGAGATCGATAGTCAGGACGCGATACGCGAAGCCATTGCTGCGGGTGTCGGCGTGGGTATCGCGCTGGATGCCATTTATCAGGATTCGCGGCTTCGGATACTCACGATTGCAGAGGCACCGATGTTTATTGATCTGGAACTAGCCTGCCTGGCAGAGCGCAAAGAAGCGCCGGTAATCAAAGCCTTCTTCGAGGTAGTACAAGACTTACGCAACGATCTTGATTGCTTGAAGGAGGCGGAAGAGCAGAAAGTCGGCGGTTAAGCCGGTTCATCACCGCGCACAGCATGGCCGGGTAATGAAAAAGACAGCGTCAGGATGATGATCCTGACGCTGTCCCTTTATTGAAAGACGAAGAGCGCAGAGTTGCTCTTTCGCTTTGCCGATTTTCCTTTGCAGGAATTACTTCTTGGTCGATTGCTCCAGCGCCTCAAAGCCTTCCATCACAAACTGCGTCCGTACATCACCTTTCAGATTGTCACTCTCAGTCAATATCTGAACAATCTTTCTGGTCACCATGCGACGTTGTGCGATTTCTTCTTCGATAGTTGCGCCTTCTGCGACTTCCATCACATTACCGCTACAGTAACTATTTGGCGCGCCATTGACGGATTGTAGCCAGTCGTAGAAGTTTTCTGCACTGGCTTTCGGGTTAGTGCCTCGGACAGCATCACGCAAAAGCTTACGGAACATAAAGACACCAGCATCGAACTTGGTTGGATTTTCCAGCGCGTGCACAGCAATAGGACGCTGACTGATAATCGCTTCATAGTCGCCAGGCGCTTGTTGCGCGTCTTTATAGCAATCGCGTTCACGATGGTTTGGAGGAATCGGCGGGAAATCTTCCAGCTTGTATTTTCCAAAACGTTCCGGACGGCGCATCGCAACCTGGCCTTCCAGAAAATCAATCGTCTCGTAACCAACCATTTGCTCATCACCAATACCGCGGGTATCGATGTTTGGTCCCATCACGCGCCAGCCGATCATCTTGCTGTTTTCGTCATCCACTGGAACAGTCCAGCGTACGATATGAAAGCGGCTGAACAATTTCTTGGCAGCACCGTCTTCTGACGTGTAAGCATGTAAGCTCAAATTGGGCAATGCTTGATGTTGTACGCGAATGAAAAGACGATCCTTGTCTACGCGTCGTGCACCAGCGCATGCCAATCCACGGCCCTCATGGATGGGAATAAATTGCATGTCGGGCGCGACTTCCATCGACGCAGCACCAACTTCGTTAAAAGTAGTGCCTTGAAAGTTTTCATCCACCACGTTAGACGAATTATGCAGCGCTGTCGGATGATAATTATCCGCAGCATTGTCCTGAACTTGCAACCAGTTGCAATGCTGGAAGTTGCTGTAAGGAACTAGCTTATCGGTCGCATGGACGGTGAAATTTGATTCCCACTCAGGGAACGGTGGTTCTTTTTCTGGTGAGCCCATGTAAG is a genomic window of Glaciimonas sp. CA11.2 containing:
- a CDS encoding LysR substrate-binding domain-containing protein codes for the protein MNFHQLRCFHAVALHGSFTAAARALFVGQPSITTHVKALEQRFGVELFSRHGHIVELTDTGQRLLSITHRIFTLETEAEETLRAAGGLLEGRIRVAAFDPVQVTQMVVAFGKRYPEVRVSVSFGNSGELSGSLLELQSDVAVLPRLGDKRFFSVPYRRAKIALLVGASHPWFERSDIHVGELEGQRIVTRESGSMQQKVFDDYLADCGVSVRRVLEIDSQDAIREAIAAGVGVGIALDAIYQDSRLRILTIAEAPMFIDLELACLAERKEAPVIKAFFEVVQDLRNDLDCLKEAEEQKVGG
- a CDS encoding Rieske 2Fe-2S domain-containing protein produces the protein MDTKVDNAKLVESSKPKKLIPYGGYFTSKTPGHDPELTETGPGTPMGEYMRTFWHPVCMSMELGDTPKFIKILNEELVAFRDKSGAIGVLHAHCVHRGASLEYGAIQEHGIRCCYHGMVFDVDGTCLHVPYPKGEEKEAAKFACSIQQGAYKAFERHGLVFAYMGSPEKEPPFPEWESNFTVHATDKLVPYSNFQHCNWLQVQDNAADNYHPTALHNSSNVVDENFQGTTFNEVGAASMEVAPDMQFIPIHEGRGLACAGARRVDKDRLFIRVQHQALPNLSLHAYTSEDGAAKKLFSRFHIVRWTVPVDDENSKMIGWRVMGPNIDTRGIGDEQMVGYETIDFLEGQVAMRRPERFGKYKLEDFPPIPPNHRERDCYKDAQQAPGDYEAIISQRPIAVHALENPTKFDAGVFMFRKLLRDAVRGTNPKASAENFYDWLQSVNGAPNSYCSGNVMEVAEGATIEEEIAQRRMVTRKIVQILTESDNLKGDVRTQFVMEGFEALEQSTKK